In Polaribacter sp. L3A8, a genomic segment contains:
- a CDS encoding prohibitin family protein: MANNQMDIKFPKGGVFFIILAVIVIILFSKSTVTIGPGEGGVIFEALGDGINTEKTYGEGFQIVAPWNRMIVRKVRQQSISDEMNVLSVNGLEVKVNGTIWYEPEFSNLGKLIKTKGEDYERELLDPAINAAARSVVGRYTPEQLYSSKRDVIEQEILDEIKIVLRDQFLSVTRVLVEDVKLPSTIRIAIETKLKQEQESLEYEFRISKAKKEAERQRIDAEGKAVANKILNASLSDKILQEKGIQATVELAKSTNSKVIVIGSGKSGMPIILGNQ, encoded by the coding sequence ATGGCGAATAATCAAATGGATATTAAGTTTCCTAAAGGGGGCGTTTTTTTTATCATATTAGCAGTAATAGTTATAATTTTATTCTCTAAATCTACAGTAACTATTGGTCCTGGAGAAGGAGGGGTAATTTTTGAAGCTTTAGGAGATGGTATTAATACAGAAAAAACGTACGGAGAAGGATTTCAGATTGTTGCACCTTGGAATAGAATGATCGTAAGAAAAGTGCGTCAGCAATCAATTTCAGATGAAATGAATGTACTTTCTGTAAACGGACTAGAAGTTAAAGTAAACGGAACTATTTGGTACGAGCCAGAATTTTCTAATTTAGGTAAGTTAATTAAAACAAAAGGAGAAGATTATGAGCGTGAGTTGTTAGATCCTGCTATTAATGCAGCGGCAAGAAGCGTTGTAGGTCGTTATACTCCAGAGCAATTATATTCTAGTAAAAGAGATGTAATTGAGCAGGAAATTTTAGACGAAATTAAAATTGTTTTAAGAGATCAATTTTTATCAGTTACAAGAGTTTTAGTGGAAGATGTAAAGTTGCCTTCTACAATTAGAATTGCTATTGAAACAAAATTAAAACAAGAACAAGAATCTTTAGAATACGAGTTTAGAATCTCTAAAGCAAAGAAAGAAGCAGAAAGACAAAGAATTGATGCAGAAGGTAAAGCTGTAGCAAACAAAATATTGAATGCTTCTTTATCTGATAAGATTTTACAAGAAAAAGGAATTCAGGCTACTGTAGAATTGGCTAAATCTACAAACAGTAAAGTAATTGTAATTGGTTCTGGAAAATCTGGAATGCCAATTATTTTAGGAAATCAATAA
- a CDS encoding phosphoribosyltransferase family protein, whose amino-acid sequence MTTKGSIILNQLQISQKIRRIAYQIYETNSSEKEIILAGIVGNGYLFAEKLLEVLEEISPLKVTICKVNIDKKHPLKPVTTSLEIADYKNKSLILVDDVLSSGTTLIYGIKHFLDVPLKRFKTAVLVNRNHKKYPVKADFKGISLSTSIKEHIQVEFSTKETEAIAYLV is encoded by the coding sequence ATGACAACAAAAGGTAGCATTATATTAAATCAATTGCAAATTTCTCAGAAAATTAGAAGAATTGCATATCAGATATACGAAACTAATAGTTCGGAAAAAGAGATTATACTAGCAGGTATTGTTGGTAATGGCTACCTTTTTGCTGAAAAATTATTAGAAGTTTTGGAAGAGATATCACCTTTAAAAGTAACTATTTGTAAAGTTAATATTGATAAAAAACATCCTTTAAAACCTGTTACTACTTCTTTAGAAATTGCAGACTACAAAAACAAGTCTTTAATTTTAGTTGATGATGTTTTAAGCTCTGGAACTACTTTAATATACGGAATTAAACATTTTTTAGATGTTCCGTTAAAACGATTTAAAACAGCAGTTTTAGTGAATAGAAACCATAAAAAATACCCTGTAAAGGCAGACTTTAAGGGCATTTCTTTATCTACTTCTATAAAAGAACACATACAAGTAGAGTTTTCTACAAAAGAAACTGAAGCGATTGCTTATTTAGTTTAA
- a CDS encoding RNA-binding S4 domain-containing protein encodes MRIDKYLWCIRVFKTRSLATTACKKGQIKIANSSIKPSKEVFGDELILVRKNQINYQIKVLDLPVSRVGAKLVDLYRKDVTPKEEFEKTDLLKFAKDYYRKKGAGRPTKKDRRDIDNYQDDTTEEI; translated from the coding sequence ATGAGAATTGATAAATATTTGTGGTGTATTAGAGTTTTTAAAACAAGAAGTTTGGCAACAACAGCTTGTAAAAAAGGACAAATTAAGATCGCCAACAGTAGCATAAAACCATCTAAAGAAGTTTTTGGTGATGAATTGATTTTAGTTCGAAAAAATCAAATCAATTATCAAATAAAAGTTTTAGATTTACCCGTAAGTAGAGTCGGCGCAAAATTAGTAGATCTTTATAGAAAAGATGTTACCCCAAAAGAAGAGTTTGAAAAAACAGATCTTTTAAAATTTGCAAAAGATTATTACAGAAAAAAAGGAGCTGGTAGACCCACAAAAAAAGACAGAAGAGATATTGATAATTACCAAGACGATACAACAGAAGAAATATGA
- a CDS encoding shikimate kinase: MKIVLLGYMASGKSSIGKRLSKKLSMKFLDLDDYIIEKEGMPISKIFETKGEVYFRLIENTYLKEILAKDENFILALGGGTPCYANNMEEINKGETISIYLEGGTATMIERLIRKKSKRPLIASLGDDKIPEFVAKHLFERRPYYEQAKTRLKIDHKTKMEVAEELATILN; encoded by the coding sequence ATGAAAATAGTATTATTAGGGTATATGGCTTCGGGAAAATCAAGTATTGGTAAACGACTTTCTAAAAAGTTGTCTATGAAGTTTTTAGACTTGGATGACTATATTATTGAGAAAGAAGGAATGCCTATTTCTAAAATATTTGAAACCAAAGGAGAAGTGTATTTTAGGTTAATAGAAAACACCTATTTGAAAGAAATTTTGGCCAAAGATGAAAATTTTATCCTTGCTTTAGGTGGCGGAACGCCTTGTTATGCAAATAATATGGAAGAAATTAATAAAGGAGAAACGATATCTATTTATTTAGAAGGAGGTACAGCAACGATGATAGAGCGTTTAATTAGAAAGAAAAGTAAACGTCCTTTAATAGCTTCTTTAGGTGATGATAAAATACCTGAGTTTGTTGCGAAACACCTTTTTGAAAGACGTCCTTATTACGAGCAAGCAAAAACACGCCTAAAAATAGACCATAAAACAAAAATGGAAGTCGCAGAAGAGTTAGCAACAATCTTAAACTAA
- a CDS encoding DMT family transporter — MNVKKAIKYMLISTLAFACMNSTVKYLKDVPTFEIVFFRSLGSLFFTFGFLLKNKIPMIGKNNKLLILRALAGTTSMILFFMSVKYLSIGTAVSIRYIAPIFSAIFAVFLLKEKIKPLQWFFFIISLVGVFVLKGFDHQINTTGLILVLLASVLSGLVYVIINKIGKSEHPIVIVNYFMLFATVLGGVLSINNWATPKGIEWLFLLLLGVFGYVGQVYMTKAFQTASTNIVAPIKYFEVIYTATFGVFLFGEIYTFYSFLGIALIIGGLILNIWYKSKLKNS, encoded by the coding sequence TTGAATGTAAAAAAAGCGATTAAATACATGTTGATAAGTACACTTGCTTTTGCTTGTATGAATTCTACTGTAAAATATTTAAAAGATGTGCCAACCTTCGAAATTGTGTTTTTTAGGTCTTTAGGTTCGCTGTTTTTTACGTTTGGTTTTTTATTAAAAAATAAAATACCCATGATTGGTAAAAATAATAAATTATTAATATTAAGAGCATTAGCAGGTACCACTTCTATGATTCTTTTTTTTATGTCTGTAAAATATTTATCTATTGGTACTGCCGTATCTATAAGATATATTGCACCAATTTTTTCGGCTATTTTTGCAGTGTTTTTATTAAAAGAAAAAATTAAACCTTTACAATGGTTCTTTTTTATAATTTCACTTGTTGGTGTTTTTGTTTTAAAAGGATTTGATCATCAGATAAATACAACGGGGTTAATTCTCGTTTTATTAGCATCTGTATTAAGTGGTCTTGTGTATGTTATTATCAATAAAATAGGAAAAAGCGAGCATCCTATTGTAATTGTAAATTATTTTATGTTGTTTGCTACAGTTTTAGGAGGTGTACTTTCTATTAATAATTGGGCAACTCCTAAAGGAATTGAATGGCTCTTTTTGTTGTTATTAGGTGTTTTTGGTTATGTTGGCCAAGTTTATATGACCAAAGCATTTCAAACAGCATCCACCAATATTGTGGCTCCTATAAAGTATTTCGAAGTAATTTATACGGCTACTTTTGGAGTCTTTTTATTTGGAGAAATTTATACTTTTTATAGTTTCTTAGGAATTGCCTTAATTATTGGTGGCTTAATTTTAAATATTTGGTATAAATCTAAATTGAAAAATTCATAG
- a CDS encoding acyl-CoA thioesterase encodes MRFHTRKWIKPEDLNPNGTLFGGRLLQFIDEEVAIYAIIQLETARTVTKYMSEIDFISSAKQGDIIEIGIDVLKFGNTSMTLTCSVRNKLTRKTIIEIDKIVMVSLDENGQPKKHGKTEIEYVKDRLD; translated from the coding sequence ATGAGATTTCACACAAGAAAATGGATAAAACCAGAAGATTTAAATCCGAATGGAACTTTATTTGGTGGTAGATTATTGCAATTTATTGATGAAGAGGTGGCTATTTATGCCATTATTCAATTAGAAACCGCAAGAACAGTAACAAAATATATGTCTGAAATAGATTTTATAAGTTCTGCAAAACAAGGAGATATTATTGAAATAGGAATTGATGTTTTAAAATTCGGAAATACTTCAATGACACTAACCTGTAGTGTTAGAAATAAGTTAACTAGAAAAACCATTATAGAGATAGACAAAATAGTGATGGTTTCTTTAGATGAAAATGGTCAGCCTAAAAAGCATGGAAAAACAGAAATTGAATATGTTAAAGATCGATTAGATTAG
- a CDS encoding VWA domain-containing protein — translation MSLFLLLLLLINPTIKSIENENIKPVLTVLVDDSKSIPFFKEDKNISLFLQEIQNDRSIADKFDINAFSFGRKLNRLDSLSFLDRETNIYKAITTVNQLYEHKIAPIVLLTDGNQTIGNDYEFINAKQKIYPVVFGDTTLYKDLKISQLSVNKYSYIKNKFPVEVLLNYEGKENVISQFSIVKKGKTVFTKQVQFSATDNSKTITTNLTSTKEGLQYYTASIRKIEGEKNTKNNVKSFSVEVIDEQTKVLILASVLHPDLGTLKKSIESNKQRAVSVFLIDDFKSQINDYQLIMLYQPNNKFNKVLIDIKTSNSNYFLISGANSDWNFINKKQLGVSKKVLHQTENYGAFFSNSFLTFLQKDIGFNQFPPLKDQFGEVAISREYQTLLFQNINGLQTKQPLLATLEINNQKSAILLGEGLWRWRAASFLNSNSFQDFDTFIGNLVQYLASTKKRNRLDVHAESLYSDAAVIDISAFYLDKNYQFDARASLEIAITNTDTKKETKIPFSLMNNSYQTEIENLGPGDYSYIVSVIGQQIKKHGKFKVTANQIEEQFTNADSKKLLKLADKSGGKLYFKDEVEKLKKAILADKSFYTTQKSIVKEQHLIDWQWVLFFVIALLTVEWFVRKYYGKI, via the coding sequence GTGAGTCTTTTTTTGTTGCTTTTATTATTGATAAACCCAACAATTAAGAGTATTGAGAATGAAAACATAAAACCTGTCTTAACTGTTTTGGTTGATGATTCTAAATCCATTCCCTTTTTTAAGGAAGATAAAAACATATCCCTTTTTTTACAAGAGATTCAAAATGATAGAAGTATTGCTGATAAATTTGATATTAATGCCTTTTCTTTCGGAAGGAAATTAAACCGTTTAGACAGCCTTTCTTTTTTAGATAGAGAAACTAATATTTACAAAGCAATAACTACAGTAAATCAATTATATGAGCATAAAATTGCACCAATAGTATTATTAACAGACGGAAACCAAACAATAGGGAATGATTATGAGTTTATCAATGCTAAGCAAAAAATATATCCAGTTGTTTTTGGGGATACTACTCTTTATAAAGATTTAAAAATAAGTCAGTTAAGCGTTAATAAATACAGTTACATCAAAAATAAATTTCCCGTAGAAGTATTACTGAATTATGAAGGTAAAGAAAACGTTATTTCTCAGTTTTCGATAGTTAAAAAAGGAAAAACCGTTTTTACAAAACAGGTGCAGTTTTCTGCAACGGATAATTCTAAAACAATCACAACAAATTTAACTTCTACTAAAGAAGGACTGCAGTATTACACAGCTTCTATTCGTAAAATTGAAGGGGAAAAAAACACAAAGAATAACGTTAAAAGTTTCTCTGTAGAAGTAATAGATGAGCAAACAAAAGTACTGATTTTAGCTTCTGTTTTACATCCAGATTTAGGGACATTAAAAAAATCGATAGAAAGCAATAAACAACGTGCTGTTTCTGTTTTTTTAATTGATGATTTTAAAAGTCAAATTAATGACTATCAATTAATTATGTTGTATCAACCAAATAATAAGTTTAATAAGGTTTTAATTGATATTAAAACGAGTAATAGCAACTATTTTTTAATTTCGGGAGCAAATTCAGATTGGAATTTTATCAATAAAAAACAATTAGGGGTCTCTAAAAAGGTACTTCATCAAACAGAAAATTATGGAGCCTTTTTTAGTAATTCATTTTTAACTTTTTTACAAAAGGATATCGGTTTTAATCAATTTCCTCCGCTTAAAGATCAATTTGGAGAGGTAGCAATTTCTAGAGAATACCAAACATTATTATTTCAAAATATTAACGGATTACAAACCAAACAGCCTTTATTAGCAACTTTAGAAATCAATAATCAAAAGTCTGCTATTTTATTAGGAGAAGGTTTATGGAGGTGGAGAGCCGCTAGTTTTTTAAACTCCAATTCTTTTCAAGATTTCGATACATTTATAGGAAACTTAGTACAATATTTAGCATCTACTAAAAAGAGAAATCGATTAGATGTACATGCAGAAAGTTTGTATTCTGATGCTGCTGTAATAGATATATCTGCCTTTTATTTGGATAAAAACTATCAATTCGATGCAAGAGCCTCCTTAGAGATTGCGATTACAAATACAGATACTAAAAAGGAAACAAAAATACCTTTTTCTTTAATGAATAACTCTTATCAAACAGAAATAGAGAATTTAGGTCCTGGAGATTACAGTTATATAGTATCAGTAATTGGACAACAAATAAAGAAACATGGTAAGTTTAAAGTAACAGCTAACCAAATTGAAGAACAGTTTACGAATGCAGATTCAAAAAAACTATTAAAATTAGCTGATAAATCAGGAGGGAAGTTGTATTTTAAAGATGAAGTAGAAAAATTAAAGAAAGCAATTTTAGCTGATAAATCATTTTATACCACCCAAAAATCAATTGTAAAAGAGCAACACTTAATTGATTGGCAGTGGGTTTTATTTTTTGTAATAGCTTTACTTACAGTAGAATGGTTTGTTAGAAAATATTATGGGAAAATTTAA
- a CDS encoding FKBP-type peptidyl-prolyl cis-trans isomerase — MNKIKNIFAFAIISILLYSCGSSSSTEVDNFDHEAQALIDNDTLVQFLKKHYFDTSTKTVTALVDGATALYDDAKLKSMSITENEIDYTLYYYVNNLGSPTIDKGKPTVVDSVFVKYNGQRIVDTESISDSFDSSSTPIWLNLVRPNFTSFGTIRGWSYGFTNFKSGDNITDNGPITYENGGKGILFIPSGLAYGNIGSGSISANECLLFYIDLYDFVKGTDHENDGVASIDEDTDGNGDPRDDDTDLDGIPNYFDTDDDGDGVLTINEDANKDGNPANDFSDTNNPTLPDYLNPDIK, encoded by the coding sequence ATGAATAAAATAAAAAATATTTTTGCTTTTGCAATTATTTCAATTCTACTATATTCTTGTGGAAGTAGCAGTTCTACCGAGGTAGATAACTTTGATCACGAGGCACAAGCTTTAATCGATAATGATACTTTAGTTCAATTTCTAAAAAAACATTATTTTGATACATCTACAAAAACTGTTACAGCTTTGGTTGATGGAGCAACTGCGCTTTATGATGATGCTAAGTTAAAATCGATGAGTATTACCGAAAATGAAATTGATTATACATTATATTATTATGTAAATAATTTAGGTAGCCCAACAATAGATAAAGGAAAACCAACGGTTGTAGATTCTGTTTTTGTGAAATATAATGGACAAAGAATTGTAGATACAGAGAGTATTAGTGATTCTTTTGATAGTAGTTCAACTCCTATTTGGTTAAATTTAGTTAGACCTAATTTTACTAGTTTTGGAACAATTAGAGGTTGGTCTTATGGTTTTACCAATTTTAAAAGTGGTGATAATATTACTGATAATGGTCCTATTACCTATGAAAACGGAGGGAAAGGAATTTTATTTATTCCTTCTGGTTTAGCTTATGGAAATATTGGTAGCGGAAGTATTTCTGCAAATGAATGTTTACTTTTTTACATCGATTTGTATGATTTTGTAAAAGGTACAGATCATGAAAACGATGGTGTTGCTTCTATTGATGAAGATACTGATGGTAATGGAGATCCTAGAGATGATGATACCGATTTAGATGGTATCCCAAATTATTTTGATACAGATGATGATGGAGATGGTGTTTTAACAATCAATGAAGATGCAAATAAAGATGGTAATCCTGCAAATGATTTTAGCGATACAAACAATCCAACTTTACCAGATTATCTAAATCCGGATATAAAATAA
- a CDS encoding carboxypeptidase-like regulatory domain-containing protein: MQRLLYILCLFASLSTSSQNDTLRVTTLKGQIIHAKTKKALSAAHILNLNSVQGTITNDRGFFEMPTKANDTILVSYLGFASIKLKITNDLLKGNELLIALYEKPEEIREVVIKSTKLIGVLEIDIKQVPKDRFTRIKINGIPQTYEVGKPKGKDFSSPIAALFQPVDFLYNLFGKKPKQLQKLQKLKNEDNLRKMLSGKFDREVMMEYLQMDRQELTELLTDCNYSEYFIKKASDLQMIEAVLDCYENYKALKKGKIERDKIPVKN, encoded by the coding sequence ATGCAAAGACTATTATATATATTGTGCTTATTCGCATCTTTAAGTACATCCTCTCAGAACGATACCTTACGTGTTACAACACTAAAAGGACAAATTATTCACGCAAAAACTAAAAAAGCTTTAAGTGCTGCACACATATTAAATCTAAATAGTGTACAAGGTACAATTACCAACGATAGAGGTTTTTTTGAAATGCCAACAAAAGCGAATGACACTATTTTAGTTTCGTATTTAGGGTTTGCGTCTATAAAACTAAAAATAACAAACGATTTATTAAAAGGAAACGAATTGTTAATTGCTTTATATGAAAAACCAGAAGAAATTAGAGAAGTTGTTATAAAATCTACCAAATTAATTGGAGTTTTAGAAATTGACATAAAACAAGTACCTAAGGATCGATTTACAAGGATTAAAATTAATGGAATACCACAGACCTATGAAGTAGGTAAACCTAAAGGAAAAGACTTCTCCTCGCCTATTGCCGCATTGTTTCAACCTGTTGATTTTTTATACAATCTGTTTGGTAAAAAACCTAAACAATTACAAAAATTACAAAAATTGAAGAATGAAGACAATTTACGTAAAATGTTATCAGGTAAGTTTGACAGAGAGGTTATGATGGAATATCTACAAATGGATAGACAAGAGCTTACTGAGTTATTAACCGATTGTAACTACTCTGAATATTTTATTAAAAAGGCTTCTGATTTACAAATGATTGAAGCTGTATTAGATTGCTACGAAAACTACAAAGCACTTAAAAAAGGAAAGATTGAGCGTGATAAAATTCCTGTAAAGAATTAA
- a CDS encoding M12 family metallopeptidase, giving the protein MKILKNLSIVLTVLILASCQSEAGIETENLSESMTNELKLTLAAEQVTYDENLPKESKLLYGTKVEMIALGDGNYALGDMLFTDEDFAESNVNAKGQGVWDRRGGKWPNSTLLYKYSSSMPQATKNKVDNAAQYITNNTDLTVRKWVSTDTAGYVWVNYSNDSGCSAQIGYRNKKSPGQSMNIASNCSEGSTIHEFLHAAGIVHEQNHWNRDAYLTVLYNNIDDNKEFNYVKLSDANGWEYSDVVDVNSIMMYGSYFWQTATAKANGWRTMKKIDGGTIVPNRSYMTTNDKAIINAVY; this is encoded by the coding sequence ATGAAAATCCTTAAGAATTTATCAATTGTTTTAACTGTACTAATTTTGGCTTCTTGCCAGTCAGAAGCAGGAATTGAAACAGAAAACCTAAGTGAATCAATGACTAATGAATTAAAATTAACATTAGCAGCCGAACAAGTTACGTATGATGAAAATTTGCCAAAAGAATCTAAATTATTGTATGGAACTAAAGTTGAAATGATTGCTTTAGGGGATGGAAATTATGCCTTAGGAGATATGCTTTTTACTGATGAAGATTTTGCTGAATCTAATGTTAATGCAAAAGGACAAGGTGTATGGGATAGACGTGGTGGTAAATGGCCAAATAGCACTTTACTTTATAAGTACTCTTCTAGTATGCCTCAAGCTACTAAAAATAAAGTAGATAATGCTGCGCAATACATTACAAATAACACAGATCTTACTGTAAGAAAGTGGGTAAGTACAGATACTGCAGGATATGTATGGGTTAACTACAGTAACGATAGTGGATGTTCTGCTCAAATTGGCTATAGAAATAAAAAATCTCCAGGTCAATCTATGAACATCGCTTCAAATTGTTCAGAAGGTTCTACTATCCATGAATTTTTACATGCAGCTGGTATTGTTCATGAACAAAATCATTGGAACAGAGATGCTTATTTAACTGTTTTATATAATAATATTGATGATAACAAAGAGTTTAATTATGTAAAATTATCAGATGCAAATGGTTGGGAATATTCAGACGTAGTAGATGTAAATTCTATAATGATGTATGGGTCTTATTTTTGGCAAACTGCTACAGCAAAAGCAAATGGTTGGAGAACTATGAAAAAGATAGATGGTGGTACAATCGTTCCAAACAGAAGTTACATGACAACAAACGACAAAGCAATTATAAATGCTGTATACTAG